In Epinephelus moara isolate mb chromosome 9, YSFRI_EMoa_1.0, whole genome shotgun sequence, a genomic segment contains:
- the nadk2 gene encoding NAD kinase 2, mitochondrial isoform X2, with translation MVLCSLTRMTCRSVVNLVCLGNRAVRLLYGNSLRLLHTSVCNTSSQPKTGFKPEKVAVVTKTTRYEFEQQRYRYAGLSEEDLKQLLAMKGSSYSGLLERHNIHTNNVEHIVKCLRREGVEVRVVKRGEYDEEVVRWADAVISAGGDGTMLLVASKVLSKDKPVVGVNTDPERSEGHLCLPVRYTRAFPEALEKLFRGEFRWLWRQRIRVHLEGTGINPTPVDLHEQQLSLEQHNQAHRITTMDGQQRTGILPESYSKPSLLPIRSLNEIFIGESLSSRASYYEISVDDGPWEKQKSSGLSICTGTGSKAWSYNINKLAEQAVGEVLKIGKSQTGLDIPLSHDFIEKVTDEYNKSLVFSPDDRRLFYSIREPIVNRVFSSSRQRGFASKVSVRSRCWDACMVVDGGTSFEFNDGAIATVSMSEEDQLRTVVLDN, from the exons ATGGTTTTGTGTTCGCTTACAAGAATGACTTGTCGTTCAGTGGTGAACTTGGTTTGTCTTGGGAATCGAGCTGTCAGGCTGCTGTATGGAAACTCACTTCGTCTCCTCCACACGTCAGTATGCAACACCTCGTCGCAGCCGAAAACTGGATTCAAACCGGAAAAAGTCGCAGTGGTTACAAAGACTACACGATATGAGTTTGAACAGCAGCGGTATCGCTATGCAGGACTCTCTGAAGAGGACTTAAAACAGCTG CTTGCTATGAAGGGCTCCAGTTACAGCGGCCTGCTGGAAAGACACAACATCCACACTAACAATGTTGAACACATTGTGAAGTGCCTGCG GAGAGAAGGCGTTGAAGTACGAGTTGTGAAGAGAGGAGAATATGATGAAGAAGTAGTTCGATGGGCAGATGCAGTTATCTCTGCAGGAG GTGATGGGACAATGTTACTTGTTGCCAGCAAGGTTTTAAGCAAGGACAAACCAGTTGTTGGAGTGAACACAGACCCTGAGAG GTCAGAGGGTCATCTGTGCCTGCCTGTGCGGTACACTCGTGCCTTCCCAGAGGCACTGGAGAAACTCTTTCGTGGTGAGTTCAG gtGGCTGTGGCGTCAGAGGATCCGTGTACACCTAGAGGGCACAGGAATCAATCCCACCCCCGTGGACCTGCACGAACAGCAGCTGAGCCTGGAGCAGCACAACCAAGCTCACCGCATCACCACCATGGACGGCCAGCAGA GGACAGGAATACTACCTGAGAGCTACTCCAAGCCTAGCCTCCTCCCTATCAGAAGCCTGAATGAGATCTTCATTGGAGAATCTCTGTCCTCCAG GGCTTCCTACTATGAGATCTCTGTGGATGACGGCCCGTGGGAAAAGCAGAAGAGTTCAGGACTCAGCATTTGTACAGGAACAGGATCCAAAGCCTG GTCATATAACATCAACAAACTCGCTGAACAAGCTGTGGGGGAGGTTCTAAAAATCG gaaagtCTCAAACAGGTCTTGATATCCCACTTAGCCATGACTTCATAGAAAAGG tTACTGATGAATACAACAAGTCTCTGGTGTTCAGTCCAGATGACCGACGGTTGTTCTACAGCATCAGGGAGCCCATTGTCAACCGAGTCTTCTCCAGTAGTCGGCAGAGAGGCTTCGCCAGCAA GGTGTCTGTCCGCTCACGGTGTTGGGATGCCTGCATGGTGGTCGATGGTGGAACTTCATTCGAGTTCAATGACGGGGCCATCGCTACAGTCAGCATGAGCGAGGAGGACCAGCTGCGGACGGTTGTTCTTGATAACTGA
- the skp2 gene encoding S-phase kinase-associated protein 2 isoform X1: MAKHSMPLQDLPCLGPQGSMLSHRMNKRKSRDCLSEGLDTECTPTELIQQLSPRHKHQRLIGKGKENGSNQFVLARRSRRKKECLSSGISWDHLPDELLLRILFYIPLQDLLRMSVVCKRWHRLAFDESLWHSVDLEGLTHMGPALQQVLKYGVRMLRCPRSFVEEMHFTGTGPLQIALMDLSSSIIPTSALESIICRCRLLEYLSLEGLQLSDTIISSLSQNPNLLQLNLCGCSGFSAPALADMLKSCTRIKQLNISWCDFNNDHVKSVVNNVSSTVTRLNFSGYRENLTLDDVKVLVTRCPHITALDLSDSTLLMADSFPVLSQLKDLVHLSLSRCYHIHLAALTDLGQTFPLLSVLDVFGIVNGSHLSSLKKEMPRISINHMPFSNIARPTPDTRPVSCLMWNRKCRLRFRL; the protein is encoded by the exons ATGGCGAAACACAG CATGCCACTGCAGGACCTGCCCTGCCTGGGTCCTCAGGGCTCCATGTTGTCCCACAGGATGAATAAACGTAAGTCCAGAGACTGCCTCAGTGAGGGCCTGGACACTGAGTGCACCCCAACAGAGCTCATCCAGCAGTTGTCACCCCGCCACAAGCACCAAAGGCTCATCGGCAAGGGCAAAGAGAATGGCAGCAACCAGTTTGTCCTGGCCAGGAGATCTAGGAGGAAAAAAGAATGCCTGTCAT CAGGCATTTCATGGGACCACCTACCTGATGAGCTGCTTCTCAGGATCCTCTTCTATATCCCTCTGCAGGACCTCCTCAGGATGTCTGTGGTGTGCAAGCGCTGGCATCGCTTAGC gtttgATGAGTCTCTGTGGCACAGCGTAGATCTGGAGGGTTTGACCCACATGGGTCCAGCCCTGCAGCAGGTGCTGAAGTACGGAGTCCGCATGCTGCGCTGTCCTCGCTCCTTCGTGGAAGAGATGCACTTCACGGGCACAGG CCCTCTGCAGATAGCTCTAATGGATCTGTCCAGCTCCATTATCCCCACCTCAGCTCTGGAGAGCATCATCTGTCGCTGCAGGCTGCTGGAGTATCTGAGTCTGGAGGGTCTGCAGCTCTCAGATACCATCATCAG CTCTCTGTCCCAGAACCCAaacctgctgcagctcaacCTGTGCGGCTGCTCCGGCTTCTCTGCTCCCGCTCTGGCTGACATGCTCAAATCCTGCACAAG AATAAAGCAGTTGAACATATCATGGTGTGACTTCAACAATGATCATGTGAAGAGTGTTGTTAATAATGTGAGCTCCACTGTTACTCGCCTCAACTTCAGCGGATACAGAGAGAACCTCACGCTAGACG ATGTGAAGGTGCTGGTGACGAGATGCCCTCATATTACAGCGCTAGATTTAAG TGACAGCACTCTACTGATGGCCGACAGCTTCCCCGTCCTCAGTCAGCTGAAGGATCTAGTGCATCTGTCCCTGAGTCGCTGCTACCACATCCACCTCGCTGCTCTCAC TGACCTGGGGCAGACGTTCCCCCTGCTGAGCGTGCTGGACGTGTTTGGCATAGTAAACGGCAGCCACCTATCCTCTCTGAAGAAGGAGATGCCTCGCATCAGCATCAACCACATGCCTTTCTCCAACATTGCCCGGCCCACGCCCGACACCAGGCCCGTCAGCTGCCTCATGTGGAACAGGAAGTGTCGGCTGAGGTTCAGACTGTAA
- the skp2 gene encoding S-phase kinase-associated protein 2 isoform X2 — MAKHSMPLQDLPCLGPQGSMLSHRMNKRKSRDCLSEGLDTECTPTELIQQLSPRHKHQRLIGKGKENGSNQFVLARRSRRKKECLSCISWDHLPDELLLRILFYIPLQDLLRMSVVCKRWHRLAFDESLWHSVDLEGLTHMGPALQQVLKYGVRMLRCPRSFVEEMHFTGTGPLQIALMDLSSSIIPTSALESIICRCRLLEYLSLEGLQLSDTIISSLSQNPNLLQLNLCGCSGFSAPALADMLKSCTRIKQLNISWCDFNNDHVKSVVNNVSSTVTRLNFSGYRENLTLDDVKVLVTRCPHITALDLSDSTLLMADSFPVLSQLKDLVHLSLSRCYHIHLAALTDLGQTFPLLSVLDVFGIVNGSHLSSLKKEMPRISINHMPFSNIARPTPDTRPVSCLMWNRKCRLRFRL, encoded by the exons ATGGCGAAACACAG CATGCCACTGCAGGACCTGCCCTGCCTGGGTCCTCAGGGCTCCATGTTGTCCCACAGGATGAATAAACGTAAGTCCAGAGACTGCCTCAGTGAGGGCCTGGACACTGAGTGCACCCCAACAGAGCTCATCCAGCAGTTGTCACCCCGCCACAAGCACCAAAGGCTCATCGGCAAGGGCAAAGAGAATGGCAGCAACCAGTTTGTCCTGGCCAGGAGATCTAGGAGGAAAAAAGAATGCCTGTCAT GCATTTCATGGGACCACCTACCTGATGAGCTGCTTCTCAGGATCCTCTTCTATATCCCTCTGCAGGACCTCCTCAGGATGTCTGTGGTGTGCAAGCGCTGGCATCGCTTAGC gtttgATGAGTCTCTGTGGCACAGCGTAGATCTGGAGGGTTTGACCCACATGGGTCCAGCCCTGCAGCAGGTGCTGAAGTACGGAGTCCGCATGCTGCGCTGTCCTCGCTCCTTCGTGGAAGAGATGCACTTCACGGGCACAGG CCCTCTGCAGATAGCTCTAATGGATCTGTCCAGCTCCATTATCCCCACCTCAGCTCTGGAGAGCATCATCTGTCGCTGCAGGCTGCTGGAGTATCTGAGTCTGGAGGGTCTGCAGCTCTCAGATACCATCATCAG CTCTCTGTCCCAGAACCCAaacctgctgcagctcaacCTGTGCGGCTGCTCCGGCTTCTCTGCTCCCGCTCTGGCTGACATGCTCAAATCCTGCACAAG AATAAAGCAGTTGAACATATCATGGTGTGACTTCAACAATGATCATGTGAAGAGTGTTGTTAATAATGTGAGCTCCACTGTTACTCGCCTCAACTTCAGCGGATACAGAGAGAACCTCACGCTAGACG ATGTGAAGGTGCTGGTGACGAGATGCCCTCATATTACAGCGCTAGATTTAAG TGACAGCACTCTACTGATGGCCGACAGCTTCCCCGTCCTCAGTCAGCTGAAGGATCTAGTGCATCTGTCCCTGAGTCGCTGCTACCACATCCACCTCGCTGCTCTCAC TGACCTGGGGCAGACGTTCCCCCTGCTGAGCGTGCTGGACGTGTTTGGCATAGTAAACGGCAGCCACCTATCCTCTCTGAAGAAGGAGATGCCTCGCATCAGCATCAACCACATGCCTTTCTCCAACATTGCCCGGCCCACGCCCGACACCAGGCCCGTCAGCTGCCTCATGTGGAACAGGAAGTGTCGGCTGAGGTTCAGACTGTAA
- the nadk2 gene encoding NAD kinase 2, mitochondrial isoform X1 yields MVLCSLTRMTCRSVVNLVCLGNRAVRLLYGNSLRLLHTSVCNTSSQPKTGFKPEKVAVVTKTTRYEFEQQRYRYAGLSEEDLKQLLAMKGSSYSGLLERHNIHTNNVEHIVKCLRREGVEVRVVKRGEYDEEVVRWADAVISAGGDGTMLLVASKVLSKDKPVVGVNTDPERSEGHLCLPVRYTRAFPEALEKLFRGEFRWLWRQRIRVHLEGTGINPTPVDLHEQQLSLEQHNQAHRITTMDGQQRTGILPESYSKPSLLPIRSLNEIFIGESLSSRMKLNSFKPHVNLLLHRASYYEISVDDGPWEKQKSSGLSICTGTGSKAWSYNINKLAEQAVGEVLKIGKSQTGLDIPLSHDFIEKVTDEYNKSLVFSPDDRRLFYSIREPIVNRVFSSSRQRGFASKVSVRSRCWDACMVVDGGTSFEFNDGAIATVSMSEEDQLRTVVLDN; encoded by the exons ATGGTTTTGTGTTCGCTTACAAGAATGACTTGTCGTTCAGTGGTGAACTTGGTTTGTCTTGGGAATCGAGCTGTCAGGCTGCTGTATGGAAACTCACTTCGTCTCCTCCACACGTCAGTATGCAACACCTCGTCGCAGCCGAAAACTGGATTCAAACCGGAAAAAGTCGCAGTGGTTACAAAGACTACACGATATGAGTTTGAACAGCAGCGGTATCGCTATGCAGGACTCTCTGAAGAGGACTTAAAACAGCTG CTTGCTATGAAGGGCTCCAGTTACAGCGGCCTGCTGGAAAGACACAACATCCACACTAACAATGTTGAACACATTGTGAAGTGCCTGCG GAGAGAAGGCGTTGAAGTACGAGTTGTGAAGAGAGGAGAATATGATGAAGAAGTAGTTCGATGGGCAGATGCAGTTATCTCTGCAGGAG GTGATGGGACAATGTTACTTGTTGCCAGCAAGGTTTTAAGCAAGGACAAACCAGTTGTTGGAGTGAACACAGACCCTGAGAG GTCAGAGGGTCATCTGTGCCTGCCTGTGCGGTACACTCGTGCCTTCCCAGAGGCACTGGAGAAACTCTTTCGTGGTGAGTTCAG gtGGCTGTGGCGTCAGAGGATCCGTGTACACCTAGAGGGCACAGGAATCAATCCCACCCCCGTGGACCTGCACGAACAGCAGCTGAGCCTGGAGCAGCACAACCAAGCTCACCGCATCACCACCATGGACGGCCAGCAGA GGACAGGAATACTACCTGAGAGCTACTCCAAGCCTAGCCTCCTCCCTATCAGAAGCCTGAATGAGATCTTCATTGGAGAATCTCTGTCCTCCAG GATGAAGTTAAACTCCTTCAAACCCCATGTTAACCTCTTGCTCCATAGGGCTTCCTACTATGAGATCTCTGTGGATGACGGCCCGTGGGAAAAGCAGAAGAGTTCAGGACTCAGCATTTGTACAGGAACAGGATCCAAAGCCTG GTCATATAACATCAACAAACTCGCTGAACAAGCTGTGGGGGAGGTTCTAAAAATCG gaaagtCTCAAACAGGTCTTGATATCCCACTTAGCCATGACTTCATAGAAAAGG tTACTGATGAATACAACAAGTCTCTGGTGTTCAGTCCAGATGACCGACGGTTGTTCTACAGCATCAGGGAGCCCATTGTCAACCGAGTCTTCTCCAGTAGTCGGCAGAGAGGCTTCGCCAGCAA GGTGTCTGTCCGCTCACGGTGTTGGGATGCCTGCATGGTGGTCGATGGTGGAACTTCATTCGAGTTCAATGACGGGGCCATCGCTACAGTCAGCATGAGCGAGGAGGACCAGCTGCGGACGGTTGTTCTTGATAACTGA